In Dama dama isolate Ldn47 chromosome 9, ASM3311817v1, whole genome shotgun sequence, the following proteins share a genomic window:
- the LOC133062491 gene encoding LOW QUALITY PROTEIN: protocadherin gamma-B6-like (The sequence of the model RefSeq protein was modified relative to this genomic sequence to represent the inferred CDS: inserted 1 base in 1 codon) has protein sequence MGGSCTQTRPADRRQVLFLFLLPLFYPALCEQIRYSIPEELAKGSVVGNLARDLGLSVLDVSARKLRVSAEKLLFNVDAESGDLLVKDRIDREQICKERRRCELQLEAVVENPLNIFHIIVIVEDINDHAPQFDKKEIYLDIFESVSVGARISLDPATDPDINMNSVKDYQINPNXYFSLMVRVNSDGGRYPELSLEKPLDREEQRSHSLILTALDGGDPPRSATAQIEISVKDTNDNPPVFSQEEYRLSVSENLPPGSSVLLVTATDQDEGANAEINYYFRSTAQSTRHKFSLDEKTGMIKNNQSLDFEDIERYTMEVEAKDGGGLSSQCKVIIDILDENDNIPEIIITSLSDQILEGSLPGMVVALFKTRDQDSRENGEVTCHVGRDVPFKIYSSSNNYYKLVTDGDLDREQTVEYNVTITATDRGKPPLSSSTTITLRITDINDNAPLFHQASYVVHVPENNPPGASIAQVSASDPDLGPNGQVSYSIVASDLEPRALSSYVSVNPQSGVVFAQRAFDHEQLRAFELTLQARDHGSPALSSNVSLRVLVGDRNDNAPRVLYPALGPDGSALFDTVPRAAQPGYLVTKVVAVDADSGHNAWLSYHVLQASEPGLFSVGLRTGEVRTARALGDRDAARQRLLVAVRDGGQPPLSATATLLLVFADSLQEALPDLSDRPAPSDPQAELQFYLVVALALISVLFLLAVILAVALHLRRSSSPATWGCFKPGLCVKSGPVVLPNYSEGTLPYSYNLCVAHTGKTEFNFLRCSEPLHPTQDIVCGDSPGALIPLHSGNDLATHPETLTP, from the exons ATGGGAGGGAGCTGCACGCAGACACGCCCGGCTGACCGGAGGCAGGTACTGTTTCTCTTCCTGCTGCCTTTGTTCTACCCCGCGCTCTGCGAGCAGATCCGCTACTCGATTCCCGAGGAGCTGGCCAAGGGCTCCGTGGTAGGGAATCTCGCCAGGGATCTAGGGCTCAGTGTCCTGGATGTGTCGGCTCGAAAGCTGCGAGTTAGCGCGGAGAAGCTGCTCTTCAACGTAGACGCGGAGAGCGGGGACTTACTTGTAAAGGACCGAATAGACCGTGAGCAGATATGCAAAGAGAGAAGAAGATGTGAATTGCAGTTGGAAGCCGTGGTGGAAaatcctttaaatatttttcatatcattgtgATTGTTGAAGATATTAATGACCATGCTCCTCAATttgataaaaaggaaatatatttagatatttttgaATCTGTATCCGTAGGTGCACGAATATCCCTGGACCCTGCCACTGACCCTGATATAAACATGAACTCAGTTAAAGATTATCAGATAAATCCTA CCTATTTCTCATTAATGGTTAGAGTTAATTCTGACGGTGGCAGATACCCAGAATTATCCTTGGAGAAACCCCTCGACCGAGAAGAGCAGCGATCCCATAGCTTGATATTGACTGCCTTGGATGGAGGGGACCCTCCACGAAGTGCCACCGCTCAAATAGAAATCTCTGTCAAGGACACCAATGATAACCCCCCGGTGTTCAGCCAAGAAGAATATAGACTTAGCGTTAGTGAAAATCTACCCCCTGGGTCCTCCGTGTTGCTGGTGACAGCCACTGACCAGGATGAGGGGGCCAATGCTGAAATAAACTACTACTTCAGGAGCACTGCTCAGAGTACAAGACACAAGTTCTCATTGGATGAGAAAACAGGCATGATTAAGAATAACCAGTCTTTGGATTTTGAGGATATAGAAAGATACACCATGGAAGTGGAAGCAAAGGATGGAGGTGGTCTCTCTTCCCAATGTAAAGTAATCATAGATATCCTCGATGAAAACGACAACATCCCGGAAATAATCATTACTTCTCTCTCTGATCAGATTTTGGAGGGTTCTCTACCAGGAATGGTTGTTGCCCTTTTCAAAACACGGGACCAGGATTCCAGAGAAAATGGAGAAGTCACCTGTCATGTAGGAAGAGATGTTCCTTTCAAGATTTATTCTTCTTCTAATAATTACTACAAGCTGGTGACAGATGGGGATCTAGACCGAGAGCAGACTGTGGAATACAACGTCACCATCACAGCTACTGACCGGGGTaagcctcctctctcctccagcaCTACCATTACCCTACGCATCACGGACATCAACGACAATGCTCCGCTTTTCCACCAGGCCTCCTACGTGGTCCACGTGCCAGAAAATAACCCACCTGGAGCTTCCATCGCGCAAGTCAGCGCCTCCGACCCTGACCTAGGGCCCAACGGCCAGGTCTCCTACTCCATCGTGGCCAGCGACCTGGAGCCGCGCGCGCTGTCGTCCTACGTGTCCGTGAACCCGCAGAGCGGCGTGGTGTTCGCGCAGCGCGCCTTCGACCACGAGCAGCTGCGCGCCTTCGAGCTGACGCTGCAGGCCCGCGACCACGGCTCGCCCGCGCTCAGCTCCAACGTGAGCCTGCGCGTGCTGGTGGGCGACCGCAACGACAACGCGCCCAGGGTGCTGTACCCGGCGCTGGGACCCGACGGCTCGGCGCTCTTCGACACGGTGCCGCGCGCCGCGCAGCCCGGCTACCTGGTCACCAAGGTGGTGGCGGTGGACGCAGACTCTGGACACAACGCCTGGCTGTCCTACCACGTGCTGCAGGCCAGCGAGCCCGGACTGTTCAGCGTGGGGCTGCGCACGGGCGAGGTGCGCACGGCGCGGGCCTTGGGCGACAGGGACGCGGCCCGCCAGCGCCTGCTGGTCGCTGTGCGCGATGGGGGACAGCCGCCCCTCTCGGCCACCGCCACGCTGCTCCTGGTTTTCGCCGACAGCCTGCAGGAGGCGCTGCCGGACCTCAGTGACCGGCCCGCGCCCTCTGACCCCCAGGCTGAGCTGCAGTTTTACCTGGTGGTGGCCTTGGCCTTGATCTCGGTGCTCTTCCTCCTGGCAGTGATTCTGGCGGTCGCCCTGCACCTGCGACGCTCCTCCAGCCCTGCTACTTGGGGCTGCTTTAAGCCTGGTCTCTGTGTCAAGTCTGGACCCGTGGTTCTCCCCAACTACAGTGAGGGGACTTTGCCTTATTCCTACAATCTGTGCGTTGCCCATACTGGAAAGACAGAGTTCAATTTTCTAAGATGTAGTGAGCCTTTGCATCCCACTCAAGACATAGTGTGTGGTGATTCTCCTGGGGCCCTAATTCCACTTCATAGTGGGAATGACTTGGCTACACATCCTGAGACCCTAACACCG TAA